The segment gaaacacaaaataagataagatacacctttattgatcccacaaagAGGGCAAGaactaaaaaacaaatacacaaacaacaatGTCAGAGTTTGTGTTATTATCATATTATAGGCGACAAAATAGGGAAgtaaggaaggagggaggaagggatggATGGACGAATGAAGGAGTTGGAGGAAAGGAAacctggattttgttttttaagtccTTTAAGttgtgaagaaaaaacaaaattttgaatAAAGTGTAATGTACGCTCCAATTTTAAGGTAGTATAACGTTACATTTTATGAAGAAATAAGTTCTGACTGCTTGCTTTTTTAGTAGCAGtatttacttgtacttttactattacttaagtacatttaatatcataaaaacgCTTGATACgtaagtacagtaaatatcagatacATTGAGAAATTTACTCAGGTAATATTCTGATACTATGAAAGTAATTTAATacgtacttttactcaagtgtgGCCCTCAGGGACTTCATCCATCACTGAGCAAGACCGTAAAATTATCAAATAATTACGTaatattttcacttttaatATATTAGATCTACCAATACGTATATTTTCATAGCTTGCCCAtgataattatgataataatggTAATATCTGAACATTTTTTAGTGACAAAGACAATAATTCTCAATAATAAGGGACTCCActccagcaggtggcggtaatCCAGTGTAACGGCCGCCAGCTACCGTTAatgtaaagaagaagaagaaatacgTCACGGTTCAAAACAATACTTGAAGTTCCGCCTGTCTCGCGCCGTGTCCTCATGAAGATGTCTCAAAATACCCCTGACAAAGACGACCAAACGTCAGCCAACAAAAAACTCATCTCGCTCCCAATATCCAGAGTGAGGTTGATAATGAAGAGCTCCCCCGACGTGTCCAGCATCAACCAGGACGCTCTCTTCCTCACCACCAAGGCGACAGTAAGCTGCATTAATGCTAAACCATCGCTTCACTGCTAATTATCAGCTCATtcatctgctgctgctaacAGGGTTAGCTCGCTGTTAGCTTCTGGGGTAACTGTGCatgtagctgctgctgtttccaTTTGAGCTCCACTTCCTGTGACTTTCTGCTTCACTGACTTGTCTCGTGTTGTTGAAGGAGCTGTTTGTGCAGCACTTGGCTCTGGCTTCATTCAACAACGGCACCGGGAAGGAAACCAACTCTCTGTCATACACCGACCTGGCTAACACCGCAGAGGAGACGGAGACTTTCCACTTTCTAACAGGTGAGACTCAGCCACAGCCAGATATACCTTCAGGGACTGTCTGCAGCATGCAGTGGTGATCACTATCAGG is part of the Epinephelus moara isolate mb chromosome 22, YSFRI_EMoa_1.0, whole genome shotgun sequence genome and harbors:
- the chrac1 gene encoding chromatin accessibility complex protein 1, producing MKMSQNTPDKDDQTSANKKLISLPISRVRLIMKSSPDVSSINQDALFLTTKATELFVQHLALASFNNGTGKETNSLSYTDLANTAEETETFHFLTDILPKKILARDYLKSLEQMQEDDDADF